In a genomic window of Rubidibacter lacunae KORDI 51-2:
- a CDS encoding CAAD domain-containing protein — MVDPNVQAAAQEFEEQKPAFANADVGGMLTSPSASAPSTDQPWKVYAETTKDILGNLRGYVVEFFVEFREPLVTLLLILLAAVAVVMTRALLGALNSFPLLSPLFELIGFGYSVWFGFRYLWKQDTRQELWANLGKLVDETFGSSAAS, encoded by the coding sequence ATGGTGGATCCCAACGTTCAAGCTGCGGCGCAGGAGTTCGAAGAACAAAAACCCGCATTCGCAAATGCAGATGTGGGCGGCATGCTCACCTCCCCAAGTGCATCGGCCCCCTCCACCGATCAACCTTGGAAGGTATATGCAGAGACGACGAAAGATATATTAGGCAACCTGCGCGGTTATGTCGTCGAGTTCTTCGTCGAGTTTCGCGAGCCTCTCGTCACGCTGCTACTTATCTTGCTGGCAGCAGTGGCGGTTGTCATGACTCGGGCGCTGCTTGGGGCGCTTAACAGTTTCCCATTGCTCTCCCCGCTCTTCGAGCTGATCGGCTTCGGTTACAGTGTCTGGTTTGGATTCCGCTACCTTTGGAAGCAAGACACCCGCCAAGAGTTGTGGGCAAATCTCGGCAAGCTTGTTGATGAAACGTTCGGAAGCAGTGCTGCATCCTAG